Genomic DNA from Desulfonema ishimotonii:
TGTCGAAAACCAGGCCTTCATTCTGTCGAGGTGCCGGGAATTCACAGGTAGTTCCCTTCGATAAAATCTGCGATGGACTGAATATCATCCAGCCCGAACGTCGGCAGGTCTCCTGCGACATCCGCATCGGTGATGACCGCCACAATGCTGTTATACTGCTTATCTCCGAACAGCGGCGTTTTCTGCGCCGCGGTGCGGAACACCTCTATCTTGGGCCGGTTTTCCTGTTTGTACCCCTCGGTAATCACCAGATCCATATCCTGAAAAAAGGGCTCCAGCGCGTCCAGCGTGTCGCATTCCATGTCCCGGACCATTGCGATCCGGTTGCGGGATGCGACGATGACCGTCTCGGCCCCGGCGCTTTTGTGCCGGTCGCTGTCTTTCCCCTTTTTGTCCACATCAAATCCGTGGGACGTGTGTTTCACCGTACCGATCCGGTAGCCCCGTTTCTTCAGTTCGGGGATCAGTTTTACAATGAGCGTGGTTTTACCCGAACCGGATTTTCCCACGATAGAAATCATTGGCGGCATGATACTCAACCTGTTCCTTTACGTTGTTATGTTTTTACCCGCTGCCCCGTTCTGCCTCACATCACAGAGGGCGGGAGTGTTTTATTCCTGATCCTGAAGCGACGACGGGCGGCGCTCCGCAGCCGCCATCCTGTCCGCCTGCAAGGCGACTGCCTCGGCACGGTGCCGCTCCTCCCGCACCTTCTCCTTGTGAATGAACCAGATGGGACAGGATGGGCGGAATTTGCAGTAGATCCCGGGGTCACGGCAGACGAGACAGTCTTCGCAGAGAAAAATTTCATGTTTCATGCAGAGATAGCTGGTTTCCCTTTCCGGGTGATTGAGACATTTCCCCATGGTCTGTTCTTTTCTCCTTAAGTACCCTATACTGCGTCCACTTTGAAAACCGGCGTTTTTATTCCGCCCGTCAT
This window encodes:
- the mobB gene encoding molybdopterin-guanine dinucleotide biosynthesis protein B, which gives rise to MPPMISIVGKSGSGKTTLIVKLIPELKKRGYRIGTVKHTSHGFDVDKKGKDSDRHKSAGAETVIVASRNRIAMVRDMECDTLDALEPFFQDMDLVITEGYKQENRPKIEVFRTAAQKTPLFGDKQYNSIVAVITDADVAGDLPTFGLDDIQSIADFIEGNYL